From a region of the Tiliqua scincoides isolate rTilSci1 chromosome 4, rTilSci1.hap2, whole genome shotgun sequence genome:
- the LOC136647611 gene encoding leucine-rich repeat-containing protein 30-like gives MTCISPDLQWKYLTERDPQYKNGKKVKLEGKQLMSVPPQLFALEELRVLEMSPERESGLKYTMNLIPHEIGLLQNLTFLYLDSNSLKELPVEIGSLAKLERLTLSNNSLTSVPLEIGGLQRLRSLHLANNSLSELPAALCQLRSLVFLDATDNHIRTIPDAIRHLQKLEALLLLFNALEHLPRGICSLKSLSTLWLGHNKLRALPPNFGRLLKLDWGSNYCSCNFEGNPLERPPPEVCSGGPAEIREYFASM, from the coding sequence ATGACCTGCATCAGTCCTGACCTGCAGTGGAAATACCTAACTGAACGGGACCCTCAATacaaaaatgggaaaaaagtCAAATTGGAAGGCAAGCAGTTAATGTCGGTGCCTCCCCAACTCTTTGCACTAGAAGAGCTTCGGGTTTTGGAGATGAGCCCAGAACGGGAGAGTGGCCTGAAGTATACGATGAATCTCATCCCACATGAAATTGGACTCCTGCAAAATCTAACCTTCCTCTACCTGGATTCCAACAGCCTGAAGGAACTGCCTGTCGAGATTGGCTCTTTAGCGAAGTTGGAAAGGCTGACGCTGAGCAACAACAGCTTGACCTCCGTGCCTCTGGAAattggaggcctgcagagactcCGCAGCCTCCATCTGGCCAACAACAGCCTGTCTGAACTGCCAGCGGCCCTCTGCCAGCTGAGAAGCCTGGTTTTCCTGGACGCCACTGACAACCACATCCGCACCATCCCTGATGCCATCCGCCACCTGCAGAAACTGGAGGCGCTGCTGTTGCTGTTCAATGCCCTTGAGCACTTGCCCCGGGGAATCTGCTCACTGAAGTCTCTGAGCACCCTCTGGTTGGGCCACAACAAGCTGCGGGCCCTTCCGCCAAACTTTGGCCGGCTGCTCAAATTGGACTGGGGATCAAATTACTGCTCGTGCAACTTTGAAGGGAATCCCCTGGAGCGCCCACCCCCAGAAGTATGCAGCGGGGGGCCTGCTGAGATCAGAGAATATTTTGCCTCCATGTAA